A genomic region of Zygotorulaspora mrakii chromosome 7, complete sequence contains the following coding sequences:
- the SEC22 gene encoding SNAP receptor SEC22 (similar to Saccharomyces cerevisiae SEC22 (YLR268W); ancestral locus Anc_6.62), translating into MIQSTLIYRDDGLPLCASVDDDATGLLSEQKKKIKMVVSRMTPQSATEATLESGNYEIHYIKPSTVIYFVICEKGYPRNLAFSYLQDVAQEFQHSYESESAKPNVRPYAFVSFDNFLQKTKKSYSDKKVQDNLDKLNQELVGVKQIMSKNIEDLLYRGDSLDKMSDLSASLKASSKKYKNSAQRINLELLISQYAPIALVALFFVFIIWWIFLRG; encoded by the coding sequence ATGATTCAATCAACCCTTATCTATCGTGATGATGGCCTCCCACTTTGTGCCTCAGTAGATGATGATGCCACTGGTTTACTATCagaacaaaagaaaaaaatcaagatgGTGGTTTCTCGAATGACCCCGCAAAGTGCCACTGAAGCAACGCTAGAGAGCGGTAACTATGAGATTCATTACATAAAGCCATCAACAGTTATTTATTTCGTGATATGTGAAAAGGGATATCCACGCAATCTGgcattttcatatttaCAGGATGTCGCACAGGAATTTCAACATTCATatgaaagtgaaagtgCAAAGCCAAATGTGAGGCCGTATGCCTTTGTTAGTTTTGATaactttcttcaaaagaccAAAAAGTCGTACAGTGacaaaaaagttcaagacAATTTGGACAAATTAAATCAAGAATTGGTGGGCGTGAAGCAGATCATGTCgaaaaatattgaagatttaCTTTACAGAGGTGATTCCTTGGATAAGATGAGTGATCTGAGCGCTTCATTAAAAGCCAGCTCAAAGAAATACAAAAACTCTGCTCAACGGATAAACCTTGAACTACTCATCAGTCAATATG